The Tamandua tetradactyla isolate mTamTet1 chromosome 5, mTamTet1.pri, whole genome shotgun sequence genome window below encodes:
- the PGK2 gene encoding phosphoglycerate kinase 2 translates to MSLSTKLTLDKLDVKGKRVIMRVDYNVPMKKNQITNNQRIKASIPSIKYCLDNGATSVVLMSHLGRPDGVPMPDKYSLEPVAAELKSLLGKDVLFLKDCVGSEVEKACANPAAGSVILLENLRFHVEEEGKGQDPSGKKLQAEPANIEAFRTSLSKLGDVYVNDAFGTAHRAHSSMVGVNLPQKASGFLMKKELDYFAKALEDPVRPFLAILGGAKVADKIQLIKNMLDKVNEMIIGGGMAYTFLKVLNNMEIGASLFDEEGAKIVNDIMSKAKKNNVNITFPIDFVTADKFEENANVGQATVSSGIPAGWMGLDCGSETNKKFAEVVSQAKLIVWNGPVGVFEWDAFAQGTKALMDEVVKATSKGCITIIGGGDTATCCAKWNTEDKVSHVSTGGGASLELLEGKALPGVDALSDL, encoded by the coding sequence ATGTCTCTTTCTACGAAGTTGACTTTGGACAAATTGGATGTTAAAGGAAAGAGAGTCATCATGAGAGTAGACTACAATGTTCCCATGAAGAAAAATCAGATTACAAACAACCAGAGAATCAAAGCTTCCATCCCCAGCATCAAGTACTGCCTGGATAACGGAGCCACATCAGTAGTTCTTATGAGCCACCTAGGCCGCCCCGATGGTGTTCCCATGCCTGATAAATACTCCCTTGAGCCTGTTGCTGCTGAGCTCAAATCCCTGCTGGGCAAGGATGTTCTGTTCCTGAAGGATTGTGTGGGCTCAGAAGTGGAGAAAGCTTGTGCCAACCCAGCTGCTGGTTCAGTCATCCTCCTGGAGAATCTGCGCTTTCAtgtggaggaagaaggaaagggccAAGATCCTTCTGGAAAGAAGCTTCAGGCTGAGCCAGCTAACATAGAAGCCTTCCGAACATCATTGTCCAAGCTAGGAGATGTCTATGTCAATGATGCTTTTGGCACTGCTCATCGGGCCCATAGTTCCATGGTGGGAGTGAATTTGCCCCAGAAAGCATCTGGATTCCTGATGAAGAAGGAACTAGACTACTTTGCCAAAGCTTTGGAAGACCCAGTGAGGCCCTTCCTGGCTATACTTGGTGGAGCCAAAGTGGCAGACAAGATCCAACTCATCAAAAATATGCTGGACAAGGTCAATGAGATGATTATTGGTGGTGGAATGGCTTACACTTTCCTTAAGGTACTCAACAACATGGAAATTGGCGCTTCCCTGTTTGATGAAGAGGGGGCCAAGATTGTCAATGACATCATGTCCAAAGCCAAGAAGAATAATGTGAACATCACCTTTCCTATAGATTTTGTCACTGCTGACAAGTTTGAAGAGAATGCCAATGTTGGTCAAGCTACTGTGTCTTCTGGCATACCAGCTGGCTGGATGGGTTTGGACTGTGGTTCTGAGACCAACAAGAAGTTTGCTGAGGTGGTGTCCCAAGCCAAGTTAATTGTGTGGAATGGACCTGTTGGGGTATTTGAATGGGATGCCTTTGCTCAGGGAACCAAAGCCCTCATGGATGAAGTTGTGAAAGCCACTTCCAAGGGTTGCATCACCATAATAGGTGGTGGAGACACTGCTACCTGCTGTGCCAAATGGAACACTGAGGATAAAGTCAGCCATGTGAGCACTGGAGGAGGTGCCAGTTTAGAGCTTCTAGAAGGTAAAGCCCTTCCTGGAGTCGATGCCCTCAGTGACCTGTAG